Proteins co-encoded in one Inmirania thermothiophila genomic window:
- the rng gene encoding ribonuclease G gives MSQEVLVNVTPQETRVAVVENGVLQEVHIERTRSRGIVGNIYKGRVSRVLPGMDAAFVDIGLERAAFLHASDVCRGRPELDPARSQPIAELLREGEELLVQVVKDPLGSKGARLTTQITVPSRYLVMVPCMGQVALSQRIEGEDERERLREVVTRLGEADGHCGYIVRTAAEGAEEAALAADMAFLRRLWAGIAERAEAARPGTLVHEDLPLALRILRDLLGDAVEKIRVDSRMTFRRMREFAERYVPELAGRLEYYPGERPVFELYGVEDELKRALERRVELKSGGYLIIDQTEAMTTIDVNTGAYVGHRNLEETIFKTNLEAAQAIARQLRLRNLGGIIIVDFIDMEVEEHRTQVLQALERALARDRARTHISEISRLGLVEMTRKRTRESLARQLCEPCPTCEGRGTVKTVETVCYEIFREIIREARQFEARSFLVLAAPQVVDRMLDEESAGVAELEAFIGREVRFQAESSYTQEQYDVVLM, from the coding sequence CTGAGCCAGGAGGTCCTGGTCAACGTCACCCCGCAGGAGACGCGCGTCGCCGTGGTGGAGAACGGCGTCCTGCAGGAGGTCCACATCGAGCGCACGCGCAGCCGCGGCATCGTCGGCAACATCTACAAGGGGCGGGTGTCGCGGGTCCTGCCGGGCATGGACGCCGCCTTCGTGGACATCGGCCTCGAGCGCGCCGCCTTCCTGCACGCCTCCGACGTCTGCCGGGGGCGGCCGGAGCTGGATCCGGCGCGGTCCCAGCCCATCGCCGAGCTGTTGCGCGAGGGCGAGGAGCTGCTGGTGCAGGTGGTGAAGGACCCCCTCGGCAGCAAGGGGGCGCGCCTGACCACCCAGATCACGGTCCCCTCGCGCTATCTGGTGATGGTGCCGTGCATGGGCCAGGTGGCGCTGTCCCAGCGCATCGAGGGCGAGGACGAGCGCGAGCGCCTGCGCGAGGTGGTGACCCGTCTCGGCGAGGCCGACGGGCACTGCGGCTACATCGTGCGCACCGCCGCGGAGGGGGCGGAGGAGGCCGCCCTCGCCGCCGACATGGCCTTCCTGAGGCGGCTGTGGGCGGGGATCGCCGAGCGCGCCGAGGCCGCGCGCCCCGGCACCCTGGTGCACGAGGACCTGCCCCTTGCGCTGCGCATCCTGCGCGATCTCCTGGGGGATGCGGTGGAGAAGATCCGGGTCGACTCGCGCATGACCTTCCGCCGCATGCGCGAGTTCGCCGAGCGCTACGTGCCGGAGCTCGCCGGGCGGCTCGAGTACTACCCGGGCGAGCGGCCGGTGTTCGAGCTCTACGGCGTCGAGGACGAGCTCAAGCGCGCCCTGGAGCGGCGGGTGGAGCTCAAGTCCGGCGGCTACCTGATCATCGACCAGACCGAGGCGATGACCACCATCGACGTCAACACCGGCGCCTATGTGGGCCATCGCAACCTCGAGGAGACCATCTTCAAGACCAACCTGGAGGCGGCCCAGGCCATCGCCCGCCAGCTGCGCCTGCGCAACCTCGGCGGCATCATCATCGTCGACTTCATCGACATGGAAGTCGAGGAGCACCGCACGCAGGTGCTGCAGGCGCTGGAGCGGGCCCTCGCCCGCGACCGCGCGCGCACCCACATCAGCGAGATCTCCCGCCTGGGGCTGGTGGAGATGACGCGCAAGCGCACGCGGGAGAGCCTCGCGCGCCAGCTCTGCGAGCCCTGCCCCACCTGCGAGGGCCGCGGCACGGTGAAGACCGTGGAGACCGTCTGCTACGAGATCTTCCGCGAGATCATCCGCGAGGCCCGCCAGTTCGAGGCCCGCAGCTTCCTCGTGCTGGCGGCGCCGCAGGTGGTGGACCGGATGCTGGACGAGGAGTCGGCGGGGGTGGCCGAGCTCGAGGCCTTCATCGGGCGGGAGGTGCGCTTCCAGGCCGAGAGCTCCTACACCCAGGAGCAGTACGACGTCGTGCTCATGTGA
- the holA gene encoding DNA polymerase III subunit delta, giving the protein MAQIDAERIEEDLARGLRPAYLVHGDEPLGRLEAADAVRRAARAAGCEGREVIEADGAFDGAALAEAAASPGLFAARRLVELRLAAATLKAGARRVLEGWLAAPPPDAVLLVQAERLERRELGQAWVAAMARVGAVVQARTPARRELPGWVAARLRARGVEADAEAAARLAERVEGNLLAAAQEIERLALLHAGGRLGVEAVEGSVADSARFDVFALGEAVLAGDPARALRVLRRLREEGSEPTLVLWALAREVRLAAAIAYDVESGAAPAEALRRHGVWRSRERLVAGAARRRPAAWWRARLRECAEADRVIKGFAAGRPWQVLEAVAARAAGAALPG; this is encoded by the coding sequence GTGGCGCAGATCGACGCCGAGCGCATCGAGGAGGACCTCGCCCGCGGCCTGCGGCCGGCCTACCTGGTCCACGGCGACGAGCCGCTGGGGCGGCTCGAGGCCGCCGACGCCGTGCGCCGGGCCGCGCGCGCGGCTGGCTGCGAGGGCCGCGAGGTGATCGAGGCCGACGGCGCCTTCGACGGGGCGGCGCTCGCCGAGGCGGCGGCGAGCCCGGGGCTCTTCGCGGCCCGGCGCCTGGTGGAGCTGCGCCTGGCGGCGGCGACGCTCAAGGCGGGGGCGCGCCGGGTCCTCGAGGGCTGGCTCGCGGCGCCGCCCCCGGATGCGGTGCTGCTGGTCCAGGCCGAGCGGCTGGAGCGGCGCGAGCTCGGCCAGGCGTGGGTGGCGGCGATGGCGCGGGTCGGCGCCGTGGTGCAGGCCCGCACGCCGGCGCGCCGGGAGCTGCCGGGCTGGGTGGCGGCGCGGCTTCGCGCCCGCGGCGTCGAGGCGGATGCGGAGGCGGCGGCGCGCCTCGCCGAGCGCGTGGAGGGCAACCTCCTGGCGGCGGCGCAGGAGATCGAGCGCCTGGCCCTGCTCCATGCCGGCGGCCGCCTGGGGGTGGAGGCGGTGGAGGGGTCGGTGGCGGACTCGGCCCGCTTCGACGTCTTCGCCCTCGGCGAGGCCGTCCTCGCGGGCGATCCGGCCCGCGCCCTGCGGGTGCTGCGGCGCCTGCGCGAGGAGGGGAGCGAGCCCACGCTGGTGCTCTGGGCCCTGGCGCGCGAGGTGCGGCTGGCGGCGGCGATCGCGTATGATGTCGAGTCCGGCGCCGCGCCGGCCGAGGCGCTGCGCCGCCACGGCGTGTGGCGCTCGCGCGAGCGGCTGGTGGCGGGGGCGGCGCGGCGGCGGCCCGCGGCCTGGTGGCGGGCGCGGCTTCGCGAGTGCGCCGAGGCCGACCGCGTCATCAAGGGGTTCGCCGCGGGGCGGCCCTGGCAGGTGCTGGAGGCGGTGGCGGCGCGCGCCGCGGGGGCGGCGCTGCCGGGCTGA
- the lptE gene encoding LPS assembly lipoprotein LptE produces the protein MGGALRVLALLAAAALAGCGFHLRGSMDLPPPLARAVVTGEAVPVELEEALGRALRAAGGVLAAAPETARARIVVLEVRNERRVLAVGSDGKAREYELRYAVRYRIDAADGRPLLAPQQVAVTRDLVFDTGDFLAKRDEEATVHAEMVREAAAALLRRAAAALR, from the coding sequence GTGGGGGGCGCCTTGCGGGTGCTGGCCCTGCTGGCGGCGGCCGCGCTCGCCGGCTGCGGCTTCCACCTGCGCGGCAGCATGGACCTGCCGCCGCCGCTTGCGCGCGCGGTGGTGACGGGAGAGGCGGTGCCGGTGGAGCTGGAGGAGGCCCTGGGCAGGGCGCTGCGCGCCGCCGGCGGGGTGCTCGCGGCGGCACCCGAGACGGCGCGCGCGCGCATCGTCGTCCTCGAGGTGCGCAACGAGCGGCGCGTGCTCGCGGTGGGCTCCGACGGCAAGGCGCGCGAGTACGAGCTGCGCTACGCCGTGCGCTACCGCATCGACGCCGCCGACGGCCGCCCGCTGCTCGCGCCCCAGCAGGTGGCGGTCACACGCGACCTCGTCTTCGACACCGGCGACTTCCTCGCCAAGCGCGACGAGGAGGCCACGGTGCACGCCGAGATGGTGCGGGAGGCCGCCGCGGCGCTGCTGCGCCGCGCCGCGGCGGCGCTGCGCTGA
- a CDS encoding Maf family protein, translated as MTAPTIHLASRSPRRRALLAQIGLEAVVVPADVDESPRAGEAPAARVLRLARAKARAGAAAAPAGAVVLGADTEVVVDGEPLGKPADRAEARAMLARLAGRWHEVMTGVAVVHGGGEATRLSVTRVRFRDLDARELAAYAASGEGDDKAGGYAIQGLGAVLVARIEGSYSGVVGLPLAETAELLAAAGVRVLGGREEA; from the coding sequence ATGACCGCACCGACGATCCATCTCGCCTCCCGCTCGCCGCGCCGTCGCGCGCTGCTGGCGCAGATCGGGCTGGAGGCGGTGGTGGTGCCGGCGGACGTGGACGAGTCGCCGCGGGCCGGGGAGGCGCCGGCGGCGCGGGTCCTGCGCCTCGCGCGGGCGAAGGCGCGTGCGGGGGCCGCCGCCGCCCCCGCGGGGGCGGTGGTCCTCGGCGCGGACACCGAGGTGGTGGTGGACGGCGAGCCCCTCGGCAAGCCCGCCGATCGCGCCGAGGCGCGGGCGATGCTGGCGCGCCTCGCCGGGCGCTGGCACGAGGTCATGACCGGCGTGGCGGTGGTCCACGGCGGCGGCGAGGCGACGCGGCTGAGCGTGACGCGGGTGCGGTTCCGCGACCTGGACGCGCGGGAGCTGGCCGCCTACGCCGCCAGCGGCGAGGGCGACGACAAGGCCGGCGGCTACGCCATCCAGGGGCTCGGGGCGGTGCTGGTGGCGCGCATCGAGGGCAGCTACTCGGGGGTCGTCGGGCTGCCCCTGGCGGAGACCGCGGAGCTTCTCGCCGCGGCCGGAGTCCGAGTCCTGGGGGGGCGCGAGGAGGCGTGA
- the nadD gene encoding nicotinate-nucleotide adenylyltransferase, translating to MIGLLGGTFDPVHVGHLRAALEAREALGLEAVRLIPNARPPHRGLPAAPAPARLAMVRLACAGEPGLAADGRELARAGPSYTVDTLISLRRELGARRPLCLLLGADAARGLASWHRWRELFALAHLVVLRRPGQAAWEGAAGAELAARRADGAAALAAAPAGRVLELEIPLLEVSASDIRRRIAAGRSVRFLVPDPVLDYIRRHGLYAGPAAKEP from the coding sequence ATGATCGGGCTGCTCGGCGGCACCTTCGATCCGGTCCACGTCGGGCACCTGCGGGCCGCCCTGGAGGCCCGCGAGGCCCTGGGCCTCGAGGCGGTGCGGCTGATCCCCAACGCGCGCCCGCCGCACCGCGGCCTGCCCGCGGCGCCGGCGCCGGCGCGCCTCGCGATGGTGCGCCTGGCCTGCGCCGGCGAGCCTGGTCTCGCCGCCGACGGACGCGAGCTCGCGCGGGCGGGCCCGTCCTACACCGTCGACACGCTGATCTCGCTGCGCCGGGAGCTGGGGGCGCGGCGGCCGCTGTGCCTGCTCCTCGGCGCCGACGCCGCGCGGGGGCTCGCCTCCTGGCACCGCTGGCGCGAGCTCTTCGCCCTCGCGCATCTGGTGGTGCTGCGCCGCCCGGGGCAGGCGGCGTGGGAGGGGGCGGCGGGCGCGGAGCTTGCCGCGCGGCGCGCCGACGGCGCCGCCGCCCTCGCGGCGGCGCCCGCCGGGCGCGTCCTCGAGCTGGAGATCCCGCTGCTCGAGGTCTCGGCCTCCGACATCCGCCGCCGCATCGCCGCCGGGCGCAGTGTGCGGTTTCTGGTCCCCGATCCGGTCCTGGACTACATCCGCCGCCACGGGCTCTACGCCGGGCCCGCGGCGAAGGAGCCGTGA
- the rsfS gene encoding ribosome silencing factor, protein MEPERLAELVERALDDMKAEDVRVLDVRDRTAITDFMVIASGTSQRHVRALAQEVAFQAKKAGQPPLGVEGEQAAEWVLVDLGAVVVHVMQPRVRAFYNLEKLWSTPAEGPAGGEGGG, encoded by the coding sequence ATGGAACCCGAGCGTCTGGCCGAGCTGGTGGAGCGCGCCCTCGACGACATGAAGGCGGAGGACGTGCGTGTCCTCGACGTGCGCGACCGCACCGCCATCACCGACTTCATGGTCATCGCCAGCGGCACCTCCCAGCGCCATGTGCGCGCCCTCGCCCAGGAGGTGGCCTTCCAGGCCAAGAAGGCCGGCCAGCCGCCGCTGGGGGTGGAGGGCGAGCAGGCCGCGGAGTGGGTCCTGGTGGACCTCGGTGCGGTGGTGGTGCACGTCATGCAGCCGCGGGTGCGCGCCTTCTACAACCTGGAGAAGCTGTGGTCGACGCCGGCGGAGGGGCCCGCCGGCGGGGAGGGCGGGGGGTGA
- the rlmH gene encoding 23S rRNA (pseudouridine(1915)-N(3))-methyltransferase RlmH — protein sequence MRVHLLSVAARVPSWVAEGYRDYARRLGRGLELRLREIRPAGGEPARARAEEGRRLLAAVPRGARLVALDERGELWDTRGLARRLAAWAAEGRDLALAVGGAEGLDGAVLGQAELRWSLSPLTLPHALVRVIVAEQLYRAWSLLGGHPYHRG from the coding sequence GTGCGCGTCCACCTCCTGAGCGTCGCCGCGCGCGTGCCGTCCTGGGTCGCCGAGGGCTACCGCGATTACGCGCGCCGCCTCGGGCGGGGGCTCGAGCTGCGGCTGCGCGAGATCCGTCCCGCCGGCGGCGAACCCGCCCGCGCCCGCGCCGAGGAGGGGCGGCGGCTGCTCGCGGCGGTGCCGCGCGGGGCGCGGCTGGTGGCGCTGGACGAGCGCGGCGAGCTCTGGGACACGCGGGGCCTGGCGCGGCGCCTCGCCGCCTGGGCCGCCGAGGGGCGGGATCTGGCGCTGGCGGTGGGCGGTGCCGAGGGGCTCGACGGGGCGGTGCTGGGGCAGGCCGAGCTGCGCTGGTCGCTCTCGCCCCTGACCCTGCCCCATGCCCTGGTGCGGGTGATCGTGGCCGAGCAGCTCTACCGCGCCTGGTCGCTGCTCGGCGGACATCCCTACCACCGCGGCTGA
- a CDS encoding glutamate-5-semialdehyde dehydrogenase, whose translation MDAKTDIAGYMRGLAEAAREAARAMAAASTAAKDAALAAMAAALQAREGEILAANAEDLAAGRAAGLDDALLDRLELNPQRVAAMAEGLRQIAALPDPVGEVTQLRVRPSGIRVGRMRVPLGVVGIIYESRPNVTADAAGLCLKAGNAAILRGGSEAIRSNRAIAACIRQGLAEAGLPQAAVQVVETTDRAAVGELVRMEGLVDLVVPRGGKGLIERVTAEARVPVLKHLHGICHVYIDDRADPDKAVAIADNAKTHRYGVCNAMETLLVAEGIAPRVLPALAARYREKGVELRGCARTRAILPDVRPATEADWDTEYLAPILSIRVVAGIDEAIAHIARHGSGHTDAIVTEDYGRAWRFLREVDSSSVMVNASTRFADGFEYGLGAEIGISTDKLHARGPVGLEGLTTQKYIVLGDGHVRV comes from the coding sequence ATGGACGCGAAGACCGACATCGCAGGCTACATGCGGGGGCTGGCGGAGGCCGCCCGGGAGGCCGCCCGCGCCATGGCCGCCGCCTCCACCGCGGCCAAGGACGCCGCCCTCGCGGCCATGGCGGCAGCGCTGCAGGCGCGCGAGGGCGAGATCCTCGCCGCCAACGCCGAGGATCTGGCCGCCGGACGCGCGGCGGGGCTGGATGACGCCCTGCTGGACCGGCTCGAGCTCAACCCGCAGCGGGTGGCGGCGATGGCCGAGGGGCTGCGCCAGATCGCCGCCCTGCCGGATCCGGTGGGCGAGGTGACGCAGCTGCGGGTGCGCCCCTCGGGGATCCGGGTCGGGCGGATGCGCGTGCCGCTGGGGGTCGTGGGCATCATCTACGAGTCGCGCCCCAACGTCACCGCCGACGCCGCCGGGCTGTGCCTGAAGGCGGGCAACGCCGCGATCCTGCGCGGCGGCTCGGAGGCGATCCGCTCCAACCGCGCCATCGCCGCCTGCATCCGCCAGGGGCTGGCCGAGGCTGGCCTGCCGCAGGCGGCGGTGCAGGTGGTGGAGACGACGGACCGCGCCGCGGTGGGCGAGCTGGTGCGCATGGAGGGGCTGGTGGACCTGGTGGTGCCGCGCGGCGGCAAGGGCCTCATCGAGCGGGTCACGGCCGAGGCGCGGGTGCCCGTGCTCAAGCACCTGCACGGGATCTGCCACGTCTACATCGACGACCGCGCCGACCCGGACAAGGCGGTGGCCATCGCCGACAACGCCAAGACCCACCGCTACGGCGTCTGCAACGCCATGGAGACGCTGCTGGTGGCGGAGGGGATCGCGCCGCGGGTGCTGCCTGCGCTCGCCGCGCGCTACCGGGAGAAGGGGGTGGAGCTGCGGGGCTGCGCGCGCACGCGGGCGATCCTCCCCGATGTGCGCCCCGCCACCGAGGCGGACTGGGACACCGAATACCTCGCCCCGATCCTCTCCATCCGCGTGGTGGCGGGGATCGACGAGGCCATCGCCCACATCGCCCGCCACGGCTCCGGCCACACCGACGCCATCGTCACCGAGGACTACGGGCGGGCGTGGCGGTTCCTGCGCGAGGTGGACTCGAGCTCGGTGATGGTCAACGCCTCGACCCGCTTCGCCGACGGCTTCGAGTACGGCCTCGGGGCCGAGATCGGCATCAGCACCGACAAGCTCCACGCCCGCGGCCCGGTGGGGCTGGAGGGGCTGACCACGCAGAAGTACATCGTCCTCGGCGATGGCCACGTCCGCGTCTGA
- the leuS gene encoding leucine--tRNA ligase — translation MQEFYDPAAVEAEAQRHWEAHGTFRAREDAPGEKYYCLSMFPYPSGRLHMGHVRNYTIGDVIARYQRMRGRNVLQPMGWDAFGLPAENAAIERGVHPARWTWDNIAYMREQLKRLGFGYDWSREFATCDPDYYRWEQWLFTRLFRKGLAYRRKAPVNWCPKDQTVLANEQVIDGRCWRCDTEVERREIPQWFLRITAYAEELLADLDRLEGWPEQVRTMQRNWIGRSEGVEFSLQVRGWDEPLRVFTTRPDTIMGITFVAVAAEHPLALKAAEADPAIAAFIESCRRTKVAEAELETMEKRGVDTGMKAVHPVTGEEVPVWVANFVLMGYGTGAIMAVPGHDQRDWEFARRHGIPIRQVIAPADGSAVDLTQGAFTERGVCVNSGPFDGLDYEAAFDAVAGWLEARGLGERKVNYRLRDWLISRQRYWGAPIPIIHCPACGEVPVPDEDLPVRLPEDVELTGEGSPLARMPSFYETTCPQCGAAARRETDTFDTFMESSWYYARFACADNREAMLDRRADFWVPVDQYVGGIEHAILHLLYARFYHKLMRDEGLVHSDEPFTNLLTQGMVLKDGAKMSKSKGNTVDPQEMIERFGADTVRLFMMFAAPPEQSLDWSDAGVEGAFRFLRRLWRLAAAHVGRGPAPALDKGALDEAQRALRRKIHETIAKAGDDIGRRYTFNTAIAATMELVNLLARWEDHSPQGRAVMQEGLEAVTLLLSPIVPHITHVLWRELGHDEAVVDAAWPEPDPEALARERVQIVVQVNGRVRARIEVPAGAPREEVERAALAEPNVRRFTEGRTVRKVVVVPDRLVNVVAT, via the coding sequence ATGCAGGAGTTCTACGATCCGGCCGCGGTGGAGGCCGAGGCCCAGCGCCACTGGGAGGCGCACGGCACCTTCCGTGCCCGCGAGGATGCCCCGGGGGAGAAGTACTACTGCCTGTCCATGTTCCCCTACCCCAGCGGGCGGCTGCACATGGGCCATGTGCGCAACTACACCATCGGCGACGTCATCGCCCGCTACCAGCGCATGCGGGGGCGCAACGTGCTGCAGCCCATGGGCTGGGACGCCTTCGGCCTGCCGGCGGAGAACGCCGCCATCGAGCGCGGCGTCCACCCGGCCCGCTGGACCTGGGACAACATCGCCTACATGCGCGAGCAGCTCAAGCGCCTGGGCTTCGGCTACGACTGGTCGCGCGAGTTCGCCACCTGCGACCCCGACTACTACCGCTGGGAGCAGTGGCTGTTCACGCGGCTCTTCCGCAAGGGGCTCGCCTACCGCAGGAAGGCGCCCGTGAACTGGTGCCCCAAGGACCAGACCGTGCTCGCCAACGAGCAGGTCATCGACGGGCGCTGCTGGCGCTGCGACACCGAGGTGGAGCGGCGCGAGATCCCGCAGTGGTTCCTGCGCATCACCGCCTACGCCGAGGAGCTGCTCGCCGACCTCGACCGCCTCGAGGGCTGGCCGGAGCAGGTGCGCACCATGCAGCGCAACTGGATCGGGCGCTCGGAGGGCGTGGAGTTCAGCCTCCAGGTGCGGGGCTGGGACGAGCCGCTGCGGGTCTTCACCACGCGTCCCGACACCATCATGGGCATCACCTTCGTCGCCGTCGCCGCCGAGCACCCGCTGGCCCTCAAGGCCGCCGAGGCCGATCCCGCCATCGCCGCCTTCATCGAGTCGTGCCGGCGCACCAAGGTGGCCGAGGCCGAGCTCGAGACCATGGAGAAGCGCGGCGTCGACACCGGCATGAAGGCCGTGCATCCGGTCACCGGCGAGGAGGTGCCGGTGTGGGTGGCCAACTTCGTGCTCATGGGCTACGGCACCGGCGCGATCATGGCGGTGCCCGGGCACGACCAGCGCGACTGGGAGTTCGCGCGCCGGCACGGGATCCCCATCCGGCAGGTCATCGCCCCCGCCGACGGCTCCGCGGTGGACCTGACGCAGGGCGCCTTCACCGAGCGCGGCGTGTGCGTCAACTCCGGCCCCTTCGACGGCCTCGACTACGAGGCGGCCTTCGACGCCGTCGCCGGCTGGCTCGAGGCGCGGGGCCTCGGCGAGCGCAAGGTCAACTACCGCCTGCGCGACTGGCTCATCTCGCGCCAGCGCTACTGGGGCGCCCCCATCCCCATCATCCACTGCCCCGCCTGCGGCGAGGTGCCGGTGCCGGACGAGGACCTGCCGGTACGCCTGCCCGAGGACGTGGAGCTGACCGGCGAGGGCTCGCCGCTGGCGCGCATGCCGTCGTTCTACGAGACCACCTGCCCGCAGTGCGGCGCGGCGGCGCGGCGCGAGACCGACACCTTCGACACCTTCATGGAGTCGTCCTGGTATTACGCCCGTTTCGCCTGCGCCGACAACCGCGAGGCCATGCTCGACCGGCGCGCCGACTTCTGGGTGCCGGTGGACCAGTACGTGGGCGGCATCGAGCACGCCATCCTGCACCTGCTCTATGCCCGCTTCTACCACAAGCTGATGCGCGACGAGGGGCTGGTGCACTCGGACGAGCCCTTCACCAACCTCCTCACCCAGGGCATGGTCCTCAAGGACGGGGCCAAGATGTCCAAGTCCAAGGGCAACACGGTGGACCCCCAGGAGATGATCGAGCGCTTCGGGGCCGACACCGTGCGCCTGTTCATGATGTTCGCCGCCCCGCCCGAGCAGTCCCTGGACTGGTCCGACGCCGGCGTCGAGGGCGCCTTCCGGTTCCTGCGCCGGCTCTGGCGGCTGGCGGCGGCGCACGTCGGCCGCGGCCCCGCGCCGGCCCTGGACAAGGGGGCGCTGGACGAGGCGCAGCGGGCGCTGCGGCGCAAGATCCACGAGACCATCGCCAAGGCCGGCGACGACATCGGCCGCCGCTACACCTTCAACACCGCCATCGCCGCCACCATGGAGCTGGTCAACCTGCTTGCGCGCTGGGAGGACCACTCGCCGCAGGGGCGCGCGGTGATGCAGGAGGGGCTCGAGGCGGTGACGTTGCTGCTCTCGCCCATCGTGCCCCACATCACCCACGTCCTGTGGCGCGAGCTGGGCCACGACGAGGCGGTGGTGGACGCGGCCTGGCCCGAGCCCGATCCCGAGGCCCTCGCGCGCGAGCGCGTCCAGATCGTGGTCCAGGTCAACGGCCGCGTGCGCGCCCGCATCGAGGTGCCGGCGGGCGCCCCGCGCGAGGAGGTGGAGCGGGCGGCGCTGGCCGAGCCCAACGTGCGCCGCTTCACCGAGGGGCGGACGGTGCGCAAGGTCGTCGTCGTGCCCGACCGGCTGGTCAACGTGGTCGCCACCTGA